One genomic segment of Caldimonas brevitalea includes these proteins:
- a CDS encoding diaminobutyrate--2-oxoglutarate transaminase produces MEHVWTEPEPLLTPPGATPALSLQAFRRQGAIELRGNAYLERQAARESNARTYPRRIPLALQQAQGVYLRDTQGQVFIDCLAGAGTLALGHNHPATLEAIRRVLDSGLPLHTLDLTTPVKDRFVEELFDCLPEPLAARGRIQFCGPTGADAIEAALKLVKTATGRRGVWAFSGAYHGMTQGALAITGNLSPKQPFGGSPGDVQFLPYPYDYRCPFGLGGEAGVDAGLHYIEQLLDDPEAGVLPPAAIVVEAVQGEGGVIPAPWRWLQGLREITRRRGVALILDEVQSGFARTGRMFAFEHAGITPDVLVLSKAIGGGLPLSVVVYDESLDAWAPGAHAGTFRGNQLAMAAGTATLQTLRSEQLASHAGAMGERLRGHLLQLQRDHACIGQVRGTGLMLGMEIVDPEPPATRTGAHPPDTALARSLQQQCLRQGVILELGGRHGAVVRLLPPLIITAEEIDIVAERIERALRAARLERQRAKAAATV; encoded by the coding sequence ATGGAACACGTTTGGACGGAACCCGAGCCGCTGCTGACGCCACCCGGCGCCACCCCCGCGCTCTCGCTGCAGGCCTTCCGGCGCCAGGGCGCCATCGAGCTACGCGGCAACGCCTACCTGGAACGGCAGGCCGCCCGCGAGTCGAACGCGCGCACCTATCCGCGGCGCATACCACTCGCGCTCCAGCAGGCGCAGGGTGTGTATCTGCGCGACACGCAGGGGCAGGTCTTCATCGACTGCCTCGCCGGCGCCGGCACGTTGGCGCTCGGGCACAACCACCCGGCGACGCTCGAGGCGATACGGCGTGTGCTCGACAGCGGCTTGCCGCTGCACACGCTGGACCTCACCACGCCGGTCAAGGACCGCTTCGTCGAAGAGCTGTTCGATTGTTTGCCCGAGCCCCTGGCGGCACGCGGGCGCATCCAGTTCTGCGGCCCGACCGGTGCCGACGCGATCGAAGCCGCGCTGAAGCTGGTGAAAACGGCGACCGGGCGGCGCGGCGTGTGGGCGTTTTCGGGTGCCTACCACGGCATGACACAAGGCGCGCTCGCGATCACCGGCAACCTGTCGCCCAAGCAGCCCTTCGGCGGGAGCCCCGGTGACGTGCAGTTCCTGCCCTATCCCTATGACTATCGCTGCCCCTTCGGCCTGGGTGGCGAGGCGGGCGTGGACGCCGGGCTGCACTACATCGAGCAACTGCTCGACGACCCGGAGGCCGGCGTGTTGCCGCCCGCCGCCATCGTCGTCGAGGCGGTCCAGGGCGAAGGCGGCGTGATCCCCGCCCCGTGGCGCTGGCTGCAGGGCCTGCGCGAGATCACGCGCCGGCGCGGGGTCGCGCTGATCCTCGACGAGGTACAGAGCGGGTTCGCCCGCACCGGGCGGATGTTCGCGTTCGAGCATGCCGGCATCACGCCGGACGTGCTGGTGCTGTCGAAGGCGATCGGCGGCGGGCTGCCGCTGTCAGTGGTGGTGTACGACGAATCGCTCGACGCCTGGGCCCCCGGTGCGCATGCCGGCACCTTCCGAGGCAACCAGCTGGCGATGGCCGCGGGCACTGCGACGCTGCAGACATTGCGCAGCGAACAACTGGCGTCGCATGCCGGGGCGATGGGCGAGCGCCTGCGCGGCCACTTGCTGCAGCTGCAGCGCGACCATGCTTGCATCGGACAGGTGCGCGGGACCGGCCTGATGCTCGGCATGGAGATCGTCGACCCTGAGCCGCCCGCGACGCGCACCGGCGCCCACCCGCCCGACACCGCGCTGGCGCGGTCGCTGCAGCAGCAGTGTTTGCGGCAGGGGGTGATCCTGGAACTGGGCGGCCGCCATGGCGCCGTGGTGCGCTTGTTGCCGCCGCTGATCATCACCGCCGAGGAAATCGACATCGTGGCGGAGCGTATCGAGCGGGCGTTGCGCGCCGCCCGGCTGGAGCGACAGCGGGCGAAGGCGGCCGCGACGGTGTGA